The Scophthalmus maximus strain ysfricsl-2021 chromosome 7, ASM2237912v1, whole genome shotgun sequence genome includes a window with the following:
- the LOC118315194 gene encoding ELKS/Rab6-interacting/CAST family member 1-like isoform X3, which yields MYSSARSVGRGDANHSGGRDGGGTGSQGSGRSPRLPRSPRMGHRRTNSTGGSGGGPGGAGGKTLSMENIQSLNAAYATSGPMYLSDNEVAMAGDHLPKSGGTVTTMGRQRVTYGSRGSNSGVVAASTPNISTSVPANALLPAGMMAGDALAFGDHHMASTVPHSLRQARDNTILDLQAQLKEVLRENEMLRRDVEVKESKLSSSMNSIKTFWSPELKKERALRKDEVSKITVWKEQYRVIQDEAQHLQMTVQALQDEMRIQRDLNQLLQQDPASQCRDLALTSEPTEENYRRLQAEHERQAKELFLLRKTLEEMELRIDTQKQTLGARDESIKKLLEMLQSKGPSAKASEEDQERTRRLADAEMHRHHLESLLDQRDREINALREELHRRYEGTPESTKTKALQTVIDMKDAKINSMERGLRDMEEELLMLKSNGLLSCEERQEEMKQMEVYRSHTKFMKNKMEQVKQDLSRKDTELLGLQTKLETLTNQFSDSKQHIEVLKESLTAKEQRAAILQTEVDALRLRLEEKEATLNKKSKQIQEMSEEKGTLNGEIHDLKDMLEVKERKVNVLQKKIENLQEQLRDKEKQMSSLKERVKSLQTDTSNTDTALTTLEESLAEKERIIERLKEQRDRDDREKTEELDCNKKELKELKERLSLLQGDLSDRETSLLDLKEHASSLASSGLKKDSKLKSLEITLEQKKEECLKLENHVKRAQNAALEAQANTELAERIKNLEQEVARHREDSGKAQAEVDRLLEILREMENEKNDKDKKISELERQMKDQTKKVASLKHKEQVEKSRNARLVDEARKREDNMSETSQHVKDSLRQKTERIEELEEALRESVQITAEREMVLAQEEAARSLQERQMEELLGAMEKVKQELESMRAKLASTQQSLCEKEAHLTTLRAERRKHLEEVLEMKQEALLAAISEKDANIALLELSSSKKKKTQDEVALLKREKDRLVQQLKQQTQNRMKLMADNYEDDHLKTAPDQANHKPSPDQQMIPPLLALSQNRSKLKLYIAHLTDLCHDRDPSILSQLTPPSHYHHSDPEDWEEELQKMSVEQLERELEVCEKESGELQEYANSVLQQIADYCPDILEQVVNALEESC from the exons TTCCTAAAAGTGGTGGGACGGTGACGACCATGGGCAGACAAAGGGTGACATATGGGTCAAGGGGCAGCAACAGTGGAGTGGTGGCCGCAAGCACTCCCAACATCTCCACCTCGGTGCCTGCCAATGCTCTGTTGCCAGCAGGCATGATGGCGGGTGATGCTCTAGCTTTTGGGGACCACCACATGGCCTCCACTGTGCCCCATTCTCTGAGGCAGGCCAGAGACAACACTATTCTGGACCTGCAGGCCCAACTGAAAGAG GTTCTGCGTGAGAATGAGATGCTGCGGCGGGACGTGGAAGTCAAGGAGAGCAAGCTCAGTTCCTCCATGAACTCTATCAAGACCTTTTGGAGCCCCGAGTTAAAGAAGGAGCGAGCTCTCCGGAAAGATGAGGTTTCTAAGATCACTGTCTGGAAGGAACAATACCGTGTGATTCAAGATGAAGCACAG CATCTCCAGATGACCGTCCAGGCTCTTCAGGATGAGATGAGGATCCAAAGAGACCTGAACCAGCTGCTTCAGCAAGATCCGGCCAGCCAATGCCGGGACCTGGCCCTGACATCTGAACCTACAGAGGAGAATTACCGGCGGCTACAGGCCGAGCACGAGAGGCAGGCCAAAGAGCTCTTCCTCCTGAGAAAGAccctggaggagatggagctgaGGATTGACACGCAGAAGCAAACCCTGGGAGCCAGAGACGAGTCCATCAAGAAACTTCTGGAGATGCTGCAGAGCAAAG GGCCATCTGCCAAGGCATcagaggaggaccaggagcGGACCAGGAGACTCGCTGATGCAGAGATGCACAGGCATCACCTTGAGAGTTTGCTggaccagagagacagagagattaaTGCACTAAGAGAG GAGCTGCATCGTCGGTATGAGGGAACCCCCGAGTCCACCAAAACTAAGGCTCTACAGACTGTCATCGACATGAAG GATGCAAAAATCAACTCAATGGAGCGGGGCCTGagggacatggaggaggagctgctaATGCTGAAATCCAACGGACTTCTGAGCTGTGAGGAGCGTcaggaggagatgaagcagATGGAAGTTTACCGCAGCCACACCAAGTTCATGAAGAACAAG aTGGAGCAGGTGAAGCAGGACCTCTCCAGGAAGGACACTGAGCTGCTCGGTTTGCAGACCAAACTGGAGACACTCACCAACCAGTTCTCAGATAGCAAGCAGCACATTGAAGTCCTCAAGGAGTCTCTCACAGCTAAGGAGCAGAGAGCTGCTATTTTACAGACAGAG GTTGATGCCTTGCGTCTGCGcttggaagaaaaagaggcaaCGCTGAATAAGAAGAGCAAGCAGATACAAGAAATGTCAGAGGAGAAAGGCACGCTCAACGGGGAAATCCACGACCTCAAAGACATGCTGGAGGTTAAGGAGCGCAAAGTTAATGTGCTACAGAAGAAG attGAGAACCTGCAGGAGCAACTGAGGGACAAGGAGAAGCAGATGAGCAGCCTGAAGGAGAGAGTGAAGTCTTTGCAGACAGACACTTCTAACACTGACACTGCTCTCACCACGCTGGAGGAGTCTCTTGCAGAAAAG GAACGCATCATTGAGCGTCTAAAGGAGCAGCGAGACAGAGACGACcgggagaagacagaggagctTGACTGTAACAAGAAGGAACTGAAGGAGTTGAAGGAGAGACTGAGCTTACTGCAGGGAGACCTCTCCGACAGAGAG acctCACTGTTGGACCTGAAGGAGCACGCATCATCGCTGGCGTCCTCTGGGCTGAAGAAGGACTCGAAACTCAAGAGTCTGGAGATCACGTTGgagcagaagaaggaggagTGCCTAAAACTGGAGAACCATGTTAAGAGA GCTCAAAACGCAGCCCTGGAGGCTCAGGCTAACACCGAGCTAGCCGAGCGTATTAAGAACCTTGAGCAGGAAGTGGCCCGCCACAGAGAGGACTCTGGGAAGGCCCAGGCTGAGGTGGACCGCTTGCTAGAGATCCTTCGGGAAATGGAGAACGAGAAGAACGACAAAGATAAAAAGATCAGTGAGCTAGAGAG GCAGATGAAGGACCAGACGAAGAAGGTGGCGTCTCTGAAGCACAAGGAGCAGGTGGAGAAAAGCAGGAATGCTCGACTTGTGGATGAAGCTCGAAAAAGGGAGGACAACATGTCTGAGACCTCCCAGCACGTGAAG GACTCTCTGCGTCAGAAGACAGAGCGTAtagaggagctggaagaggcCCTGAGAGAGAGTGTTCAGATTACTGCTGAGCGAGAGATGGTGCTCGCACAGGAGGAGGCTGCCAGGTCACTGCAGGAGAGACAG atggaggagctgctgggggCCATGGAGAAGGTGAAACAGGAGCTGGAGTCCATGAGAGCCAAGCTGGCCTCCACCCAGCAGTCTCTGTGTGAGAAAGAGGCACACCTCACGACCCTGCGGGCTGAGCGCAGGAAGCAcctggaggaggtgctggagaTGAA GCAGGAGGCACTGTTGGCTGCCATCAGCGAGAAGGATGCTAACATCGCTCTTCTGGAGTTGTCCTCCtctaagaagaagaaaacccagGATGAGGTGGCTCTGCTGAAGCGGGAGAAGGACCGACTGGTGCAACAGCTCAAGCAGCAG ACTCAGAACAGGATGAAGCTGATGGCAGACAACTATGAAGATGACCATCTGAAGACTGCCCCTGACCAGGCAAATCACAAACCCTCTCCAGATCAG CAGATGATACCCCCTCTTCTAGCCCTGTCCCAGAACCGCAGTAAGCTCAAGCTCTACATCGCCCACCTGACCGACCTCTGCCACGACCGGGACCCCAGCATTCTCAGCCAGCTCACGCCGCCCTCTCACTACCACCACAGCGACCCCGAAGACTGGGAGGAGGAGCTCCAGAAGATGAGTGTCGAACAG TTGGAGCGGGAGCTGGAGGTATGTGAGAAGGAGAGCGGAGAGCTGCAGGAGTACGCCAACTCTGTTCTCCAGCAGATTGCAGACTACTGCCCTGATATCCTGGAGCAGGTTGTCAATGCTCTGGAGGAGTCATGCTGA